Below is a genomic region from Onychostoma macrolepis isolate SWU-2019 chromosome 15, ASM1243209v1, whole genome shotgun sequence.
GCGTTATGTGGCCATTTGCATGCCGCTGCGACATCAGGCGATCTCCACCTCTAGAAGAGCCCTAATAGTGATTTTAATGATTTGGATCCTGAGCTCCATAAACCCCTTTGTTGACATGTTTATCCTCATTAGCACTGCCTCTCGTGAATACTTGTCTCAACTGACACACTGCCACTATGAGATTATGATATTGGAAAGGATACGTCACTTTGCTAGGGGTCTGTTGTATATTGTGGGGCTTGTGCTTATCTTGataattgaaatcttttgttaTGTAATGAtataccttgctgcacgttcaGCCTCTGGTGACAAGAAGTCAGCATCAAAAGGGCAGCGCACCATTTCTCTTCATATCCTTCAGCTGTTTTTGTGTACAGCTGAGGTCATGTGTCCTTACATTGAGGCTGTAGTTATGCAGTATGATATTCAAACATATTTGACTGTTCGATTTATAAATTTCCTTGCATTTAGTATAACTTCTAGAGCAGTAAGTCCTCTTGTCTATGGCTTTAGAGATGAGAAATTCTATGCAGCTATGGCTTACTATATTAGATGCAAAAACAATGAAATCTCTACTGACATTGATAAACAAACATGATTATCTTCAGTTAAAGCATTTACATGGACATCTATGTGTTTTTAAGGTTAAAGAGTGCTCATGGGATTTTTACctgtttttcaaaatgttatcaAGTTAAATTTGCAATATATCAAAACTGCAGTTTTTGGTCTAATAGTGAAGATCTAGAGTATGAAAGTGTCTGCCCAACAGCAATATCTGTCTGGGGAAGATGCTTctcataaatattagtatttagAGACTATTTTATTTAGCCTACCACATAACTGattaaaatattgacatttcagttgtaattttaaatattttgtgaatattttagttatttaaatataattatgtccTAGAATTATAAATAAGCACATgtgtgattattttaaatttgcattgAATATAAATTAGTTTGAAAAGAAGATGAAGTCTTGAATAATTGAACACTTCACATGTCATTGCAGACtttaaatacacaaattattattaatattaatattattattattattattatacttctGGACAAAGAGTGTCTGATAAATGTCAGTGATTTCTATTAAAACATGTTAGAAACGAACTTGCTGTCATTGTTGACATGTCAGTATATCAAACAATAATAACAGTATAGGTGAATTAATCTTAAGCTAAATCTAGAATTTGCATCTAATATaaatttttgtttctttctgaAAACTCCAACTGTCTTTCATATGTAATACATctataatttcaacatttacaatgCAAACATGCAAAGACTGCAGTGAGTGAAACTCGAGACACCTACAATTTCATGAAATTTTCTGTTTGATATTTCTTAgggaatataataataataataataataataatgttttttttcacagtgtgttaatttgtttaaattggATCATATTCCATAAATACATGGCCAGCATTGTGGTTCTCCAATATTCAGTGAAATACAGTTTATGTGACAAAGCAATACCCACACCTTACCATCTTCTGATAAATGCAAACACATATTACTCATATTACAAATGGATTACACATCATTTCAGGATACAAAAATGCTTTCAGTagcttaaaaatgtattgtactgtgtatatatggatgaaaaatgaaaatgtttaaagttataataataataattattattattattattattacaacccgaaatccagaaatgttgggacggtttttaaatttaaataaaatgaaaactaaaagactttcaaatcacatgagccaatattttattcacaatagaacatagataacacaacaaatgtttaaactgagacattttacaatttttatgcacaaaatgagctcatttcaaatttgatgcttgctacaggtctcaaaatagttgggacgggggcatgtttaccatggtgtagcatctcctcttcttttcaaaacagtttgaagacatctgggcatcgaggttatgagtttctggagttttggtgttggaatttggtcccattcttgcctgatacaggtttccagctgctgaagagtttgtggtcatctttgacgtatttttcgtttaatgatgcgccaaatgttctctataggtgaaagatctggactgcaggcaggccaattcagcacccggactcttctactacgaagccatgctgttgtaatagctgcagtatgtggttttgcattgtcctgctgaaatacacaattccttccctgaaatagacatcgtctggaggggagcatatgttgctcttaAACCTTTATATAaatttcagcattcatagtgccttccaaaacatgcaagctgcccaaagcgtatgcacttatgcacccccataccatcagagatgctggcttttgaattGAACGTTGATAACaagctggaaggtctccctcttCTTTAGCCCGgtggacacggcgtccgtgatttccaacaagaatgtcaaatttggactcgtttaaccatagaacacttttccattttgaaacagtccattttaaatgagccttagCCCTCAGGACACgacggtgcttctggaccatgttcacatatggcttcctttttgcatgatagagctttaattggcatctgcagatgtgtttaccgacagtggtttctggaagtattcctgggcccatttagtaatgtcaatgacagaatcatgccgatgagtgatgcagtgtcgtctgagggcccgaagaccacgggcttccaacaaaggtcttcggccttgtcccttacgcacagagatttctccagtttctctgaaacttttgataATGTTGTGCattgtagatgatgagatttgcaaagcctttgcaatttgacgttgaggaacatcgtttttaaagtattccgcaatctttttacgcactctttcacagattggagagcctctgcccatctttacttctgagagactctgcctctctaagacatcccttttatagctaatcatgttacagacttGATGTTAAtcaacttaattagttgctagatattctcccagctgaatcttttcaaaatttctttcaGTCCTTTGttgccccgtgccaacttttttgagacctgtagcaggcatcaaatttgaaatgagcacttttagtggataaaagtgtaaaacttctcagttaaaacatttgttatgttctattgtgaataaaatattgactcatgtgatttgaaagtcttagttttcattttattcaaatataaaaatgtcccaacatttccggaatttgggttgtagtattattattattattattattattaatgttagttaTTATGATCATTGCCATCATCAATGCAGATTAATATggctatggaaaaaaaaacatgaaaaatttgACATAAAAACACCATGACCTACAaaccttttgtttgtttgtttgtttgtttgtttgtgtgtgtgttttcctcaTTACTACTTTTTACTTGCTGTATTTTCTTGAAATGTTGGATGATGGAATGGATTTGAACAATTCTCATTTAATATCACCTTTGGCAATTAATACCAATGATGGAAATAAGTGCAGTAAGAATAACAAATATGTAGGAGAGCATTGCAAGAATGTGACcatcacagacacacaaacacacacaagcaggcACATCACAGATGAAATTGTGGCATTTTTATACTACACATATTACACTGTATTGAAGCGATtcaataatttgtttttgtctttctgGGCACTTAACATTTTTGAATCCCTGTATATTAAAATGACCATCCAAAGTTTGTATTTGTCTGGACAATAAGGTCAAAGCAAGGTGCGTCTCACATTCAGTATTGTTTAATAGCGACCTCTGCTGACCAGATTAAGCATGATTGCCCTTCTGTTGACATTACTTGCTTTATGTTCACTAACATGATTTTTCAATAACATTTCTTTGATCATAAGAATTATCTCTATTGTGAAATGTTGGAGGTTTAATTTTGAACCcttgtatttataaaaataaattaattaattaattaaatagtaAATTTATATGATTAATCTTGgattaaattaatgtcaaaGTAATGAAAGTCAGTTATTCCTGTATAAATAAAGGAGACACTTAGGACACACAGCAAGCAttttaaattgtcttttgcagTATTCAGGTGAACATCAGTAACATGTCAATCTAACATACAATAACTTAAATATACtaataaacaatttttcaagccaacaaatttacattttggatttttaattttgtcttCCAAATGTTTTTCATGTGTAATTTCTATCAAGTTAGGGCATTTACCATACAGACATGGGTCACACAAGTATCACACCCtattgaaaaattaaaaataaatatgatcatatgccataatttaaaaacagtacATGAAAAGCATTGTGGTTCAGCAACACTATGAAAtcaacagtgttggggaaagttacttttaaaagtaatgcattacaatattgcgttactccctaaaaaagtaactaattacgttacttagttactttttatggaaagtaatgtgttacattacataactcgcgttacttgtaatgcgttacccccatcACTGGAAATCAATACAGTTTATGTGATGGTATTCATATCCCTTTTagaataaatgcatattacactgaacaaaattataaacccaacacttgtttttgcccccatttttcatgagcagaactcaaagatctaagactttttctatgtacacaaaaggcctatttctctcaaatattgttcacaaatctgtctaaatctgtgttagtcagcacttctcctttgcctagatactccatccacctcacaggtgtggcataccaagatgctgattagacagcatgattattgcacaggtgtgccttagacTGGCCActataaaaggccactctaaaatgtgtttctctcgtaccgaaatttggtaccgaatgaTTTAATGTGAATCGGTACTCTGTAGTACCGACGCAATTCGGTCggtacccttaaaagtaccgagttcggtacccaaccctaatgAGTAGTAGCGGTCTTGAGAATGCAAGCAACACTTAACTGAATGGTAACAGTCTTTGTCATTAGCAGGGTGAACAGATACCCTGCAAACAAGCCTGCACTGGCCCTTTAAAGGCCCATTTAGGGCCAGCCTAAGGGCCCCCAGTGGGCTGCCAGCACAGGGCCTCTGACAATTTGCTCATTGGCAAAACTTTGGCCCCTTAGCGCTGGCTCTGCACTTAGCCCCCAGGAAGCCCTCACTATTAATCTACATCAATACATCCATTTAACTTTAAATACTTTCCAGCTACTATAACtaaaaggggtcatataatgcacTTTTACacgttgtttgaactgaaatgtgtgttggcagtatgtgtacacaaccaccctataatgataaaaatccacccagtggtttttttttaatctactaaaatctttacccctttctcaaatcgagccgtctgtatgtgtgacgtcacacgaacagaggcccctcccacgactGTTAATTGACAGCAGCgtttcagcacagactgcactggtgtcttacctcagacccgccctgagtgagctgtcatcagttgtttcaccgccggagcagatgtagacaagaatgactccaaatagattgaggtgttttgttgttggatgtaataatgaacatggcagtagtcatttactcccgtcatctgagccgctgaagaggattaggttttgctctgaagggaatgcgccctcgagctacctaaatgcatctatgttcgtgcaaatcatttgtgatccagcttcacctccagaagaagtgagtacaaggttttttaaaagaatctttgcaaatcgcttttcctaataatgtgctaattagcaagtttcactaTGAATGctgctaaagtaaacagtccctcagagagcggctcgggagagaggggcggagtcagagcagagctcattaacatctaaaggagaatgacacaataccgcttgctctgacaagagctgtttttgacagggtgaaaaaggtgttttttacactagcaatgagaaattttaaccaaactatgttacagacttttcattaagaccctaaagaataatatcaacttgtggaaaatgggcattatatgaccccttgaagtctttgggaaaaacagttattatacatCTGAAATGGATACAGTCACCACATAACTAATGTCTGTATTGTCAAAAATGTACCATAGTCAAAAGGGATTTCAAATCAAttcattaaatacaaaatagaaaacattctaTTCAGGTTAATAAAGTGACATATAGCCAAgaatgtaaatacacaaaagtacaaaaaaaaaacaaacaaaaaaaaacaaacaaacaaagcaataGATTTCATCATGTGAAAGTTGATGAGTGCGAAAGTCTTATCTGTAGTGCATCAATGTACAAACACTGTCCGTAGCTGAAGTTGGCTGAAATGAATaatgaagaaaatgaataatCCAACCTCTTGTAATGAACACATGTCAGAGCTCTCAAACACCAGACTCTTCCTAACCAGGAACAGTCAAAAATAGTCCAGACTACAGTCCCACGTAGAAAAGAACTTTAAATCCATATTCAAACTGGACCATGATTTGGTGACCTCACCAATAAAGAGTCCTtctaaaatgcatacaaatacactGTCTTAAACTCTTAGCATCAATCCAAACATAGGCCATACAAACATGTAACATCTCTGCAAAAAACATCAgcaatgtacatttttaaatagaaaaaaaaacaactcctTACTTTAGACTGGGCttgaaatgacacatttccCAACCAGGACACGGTACAATGTTTTCAGCAGGTAAGCCATACTGGCTATTGCTGCTTATTATTGCTaactcctcttcttcttcttcttcttcttcttctttggtGTTCTGCAGCAGCTCGCATCCATAACGTTGCATTACTGCCACCTGCTGTTTTCACTTGACCTTACTACTCATTAATTATATTGGTCCTTCCAGGATGGCTCTCCTTAAGAAATTAAACACAAGTCTCCTTCCTTGATCGCCACTTACACGTTCTACTATACTTTTTTAGATTGTATACTTCTATATCTATTTCCCTTAGCTGATCCTTCAGCTCTTGTCTTTCTTGTTGCTAACTCCCTCTACCCACATGGCtttacttaaaggggtggtttactgcgatttcaattttttcattttaaatagtgtgtaatgttgctgttggtgcatgaacagtatctgcaaagttgaggtgctgaaagttcaacgtaagcggagatatcgtcttttaaaaatcaggaagtttaatgcctacaaaaacgactcctatgggactacaacgagatacttcccgggttgcatacgtaaaaaacccatcaaacccctccctctggaacatgcaaaaaagggggcaaggccatgttctgcggctttgtcgaagaggaagagttatagtggagagttgtagccatgccttcgaaacggtgttattttcacccagctgtcaggtcttctgtgttcgggcttcctaatGCAGAAGGCttgacgctgtagttcgtcagcaatggttaaaatttatgtttgatcatgttcctgacaattacaatcgtAATTTAGCtatctgtgctgcgcattttacggaagacagcttccagaatctacaggagttcaatgccggattctcacagaaactatttttaaaacatggagcagttccaactttaaaaccagaggcagcagttgttgggccacaacctgtaagtaagatttcataattttaaatgtatttgcatgtataatttcagacataatgttttagttttatcaaggacgtaaacaaatgccaacgctggctttagtagccagttagttaaatgccatttcgtgtgtctttgacaaacgcatacaaacattttggaccccaatttgtaattatgtactaattttgtaaatgtattttccatgtatactttatgacgtaatttttcaatttgatcaagaatgtaaacacaagccaacgctgtttggttatagtagccagttagttcgatgctattttgtgtgtataagacaaacgtgtacaaacttcaaaaaattatatgtaatcacaacagcaaacttccattcagaaacgttttgtaagagccgtgcttgcggaagttctgcttgactctcttcattaccgctttctgggtctgattctggctcaaactgatacagcaatattgacaccattatttacatttgaccgcagcacatgcgACTGtggcccgtgaaggtaatgggcgtgaagtttccggacaatgtgcagtacgcagtttagccaatcacaacacaccggcccaactaaccaatctgagcccattgcccgtttctgagggagtggtttcatagaatcaggaagtcaaccggtcgttcaaatgacagaggagaaaacaGCTTACagtaaaggtgaaatatatgaaaaataaggcgtttttttaacaaacgaaacacgaagacatgttatattgcaccccataaacacaatcaagcaaagaaaaaaaaaaagcagtaaaccacccctttaaggaaACCTAAAACACCCTAGCACCAAGGAAGAAAACTAAATTCTTCTTAACAGGCTCATGTCTGTTCCAGAGTTTACCtaactgtgattttctaatgatcctgaagacactgattatcatgctcaggtgtgtttgattaaggttagaactaaactctgcaggaaagtggatcccTGGCCAATATGAAACAACAGGTTCTGAAAAGGTCTCTTTTGGTTTGAGCCATTCCAGTTCaattgagtggctaaagaatgGCCAGTCAATGTTGTTTGTATTCTCCTATTTTAACAAACCTGCATGGGCCCAAAGGATAAAAAGGTTGCTCTGGGCCGAACGGGCTGGATTAATGTGGACAGTCCGCTAGTGTGGGCTGCTCACAGATAGCCCGTGGTGAGCCCAAAGCTGTGGGCCTTGCCTGGGCAAGCCCGCACTGGGCCTGTTTAGGTTTGGTGTGGGCTGGCCCTAGCCCACTGTGCCCACAAAAAGACAGCATGGGTCCCGCAAGGACATGTTTCAGGGTAGAGTCCAATGTGATTAGCAGGAAGATGGCAGACAGAAGAAGGATTGCTGATGGATCAAAGCAGGTAAGTAGCAAGATAGGTTGCAACCAAAATGTAAACAACCAGACCGGATAAGGTTGAAGTATGGAGTGACTGATTATATACAGAGTCCTTGATTAGAGCAGCAGGTGCAGGTGATCAGAATGATTGGGAACGAGTGGGTGGAGCTGAGAGGTTTGGTGTTGATGGACAAAATTACTTCAGTAGCTGCATTACTGGTAACATAGGAATTAAGAGGGTAAGTAGTCAGGCACTGCTAATCAAATACCTTTGATTAACTGAGCATCTGCAAGTGTGAGCACCTCTACAAAAGCAGAAGTTATGGCAGTTTGTTGGTCTGGAGTCTTCAGGTGTGTGTTAACACAATGCCAAGGAGGTAAGACATCAGCAATGATCTTAGAGAAGCAATTGTTGCTGCCATCAATCTGGGAAGAGTAATACGGCCATTTCCAAACAATTTGAAGTCCATCATTCTACAGTGAGGAAGATTATTCACAAGTGGAAGACATTCAAAACAGACACCAATCCTCCCAGGAGCGGACGTCCCAGCAAATTCACCCCAAGATTAGACCATGTAACACTCAGAGAAATGCCAGACAACCCAAGAACTTCACCACAGACTCTACAGGCCTCAGTTGACATGTTAAATGATAGAGTTCATGACAGTACAATTAGAAAAATATGGGAAAAGAATGGTATGTTTGGAAGGCTCGGCAGAAGAAACCCTCttctctctaaaaaaaaaacatggctgcATGGTTTAGGTTTGCAAAGTTGCATCTGAACAAATAAGACTTCTAGAACAATGTCCTTTGGACAGATAAGACCAAAGTGGAGATGTTTTGCCATAATGCACAGTGCCATGTTTGGTGAAAACCTACAAAGCATATCAGCACAAACCCCTCATACCAAAAGTCACACATGCTGGTGGAGGGCTGATGATTTTGGGTTTGTTTAGTAGCCACAGGACCTGGGCACCTGACAGTCATTGGGTCGACCATGAACTCCTCTGTATACCAAAGTATTCAACAGTCAAACATGAGACCATTCATCCGACAGCTGAAGTTGGGCCAAAAATTGGGTCATGCAACtggacaatgatcccaagcacCCCAGCAAATCTACAACAGAATggctgaaaagaaaagaatcaaGTGGTTGCAACAGTCCAGTCAAAGTCCTCATCCTGACTGAAATGCTGTGGTGAGAGCTGTGCATAAACAACTGCCCTCAAACCTCAATAAACTGGAGCAACGTtgtaaagaagagtgggccGAAATTCCTACAGAACGATGTGAGAAACTGATAAAGTCATACAGTAAATGAATTCAAGTTATTGTGGCTAAAAGTGGATCTACAGGCAACTGAATAATATGGTGTCCTAACTTTGTCACCCATGGCTTTTCCATCTTGgctttatttttatggtttaataaataatgacacGGTGAGATGTCATGTGTTGTTGATCTTCTGaggttttattttccaaattttaAGTCCTGCGAAGGatcagatatttttttattatgtactgAAAACCATGGAATTCAATAAGGTGTCCTAACTTTTTCACATGACTGTATATGATAGTTTTGTCTTTAAGGTTGCAAAATGCAACTTTAATGTCAcatggaaaagaaaaagaatccATTGAGGATTAGAATCTGGCTTGACGccatttctgttttttgttttttttgtactaATCTTAGACTTTTAGGGCATattgcaaataaaagaaatgtgaGTGCATGATTTTGTTTCAGTGCTCCATGTCTATCCCCAAACACAAGCAAATCTAAATTTAGCTCTAGATGCCATCAGCTAAGCTGATGTCATCCATTGGAGTTTTGCTCTGTCAAACTCTATATAAATGTTTGTTCACAGTGCACATTGTCATTTATAACACTTAATATTATGACGATGGCTGAAGAGTAGAACCTTATTGTCAGTAAGTATTACAGCAAGATTATGTAACAATTTTTAACTGATTTCATGACCTTCAAttatgtaaaaactgtaaactataacattatatatgtcAACAATGACATATATTTTTATGGCTACATAAATATTTGAGGCTTATTGATAATGtatgctatatataaatattgagaTTATATGTGACAATGCAATCTCTATATAACTTGGGACATAATGGTATATTCATAATGGTAAATGAAACTTACCAATTTTACCAAATTTCCAATTAACCAcgtgtttttttagttttttttttttaatctaattttccCTCAGATGTGCACACAATGTCCAGTATGAATACCAGTGGCTATGAACAGATGCAACTGATCCAAGTTGACCCCGTCCGAAGGAACATTTCACTGGTGCTGACACAGATCTTTGTGTGGCCCTTCATCTACCTCACCTTCCTCATGCTCTTGATATTCTCCAAGAAAGAGACTTTCAGAACAGAGACACGTTACATGTTGTTTGGTCATTCTCTCCTGGTAGACCTAATATTTCTTTGTCTGACAGATTTTGTGGTGCTCTTATCATACAACTTTGTTTTAATACCTTTGCACTTCTGTATCCCTGTCTGCATGTTAATGGAAGCAGTCACAGCGTGTGCACCACTGACTATTATAGCCATGTGTGTGGAGCGTTATGTGGCCATTTGCATGCCGCTGCGACATCAGGCGATCTCCACCTCTAGAAGAGCCCTAATAGTGATTTTAATGATTTGGATCCTGAGCTCCATAAACCCCTTTGTTGACATGTTTATCCTCATTAGCACTGCCTCTCGTGAATACTTGTCTCAACTGACACACTGCCACTATGAGATTATGATTCCAGAAAAGATTCGTCACTTTGCTAGGGGTCTGTTGTATATTGTGGGgcttgtgtttattttgatagttGAGGTCTTTTGTTATGTAATGAtataccttgctgcacgttcaGCCTCTGGTGACAATAATAAGTCAGCATCAAAAGGGCAGCGCACCATTTCTCTTCATATCCTTCAGCTGTTTTTATGTACGGCTGAGGTCATCTGTCCTTACATTGAGGCTGTAGTTATGCAGTACGATATTAATACATACCTGACTGTTCGATTTATAAATTTCCTTGCATTTAGTATCACTTCTAGAGCAGTAAGTCCTCTCGTCTATGGATTTAGAGATGAGAAATTCTACGCAGCTATGGTTTATTATATCAGATGCAAAAACAACACCATCTCATCTGACACAATTAAACAATCATGATTATCTTTTAGTaaagtttttaacattaatagttCTGTCAAACTACAtggtttttaatgctttaagaTTGCACATGTGATTTTAACAGGCCtcaatttatatacaaatgtatgtcaAGTTATTTGTATAATACAACACATTCTTTAGAACAGTTTTGATAGTAAATGCATTAAGAGTGGTGAACAAGTACTCCAGGATATTCcatgtaataaacaaataaaaaaaggaccatctggagtttgtaTTTGACTGGCCAATAGGATCTTTGCAAGGTGCCTCTCACATTCAGTATATTGTTTAATAGCGACCTCTGTTGGCCGGATTAAGCATTATTAGTGGAATATAGACgtctttgtttacattactTGCTTTATATTCACTCACATGATTGTTTAACAACATTTCTTTGATCATAAGAATTATCGTTGTATGACCGTTGTAAAATGGATGCAATATGTAACATGCAGGCAAACCTGTGGATTtgtaattcatttattaaatcgTAAGTTTATATGATTAACCTTGGAttcaattattatcaatatatttaatgaaaGTCAATTATTTCggtataaataaaacaaaggaaAGGACTTTAAATGGTCTTTTGCAGCCTTCAGGTGAACATCAGTAACATGTCAATCTAACATTGCctacaataatttaaatatgtaaacaattattcaaatttatttcagttgttttgtcttCCAAATGTTTTTCATGTGTAACTTCTATAAAGTTACTCTCACGCTCCGTTAAAGTTAAGTTCACTCTCCGTTTAAGGCCTTtaaggaaaataataatatcagTGTTTACTACAAGTATCACAGCCTATGGAAATGAATAaattgaactgaaataaaattaaatatgatcATACGccataatttaaatacagtacATGAACAGCATTATGTTTTAGCAACATTATCAAATCAACACATGTTTATGTGATGTTATTCATTTCCTTTTTAAGATAAACACATACTGCTCACAAAATAGTGTACTGACTGTTTCATTGACATGTTCatagcaaccttcaggttagattataacattacaaagaaacagcccCTGTGAATCAGAGTGCATTTCAAACATGTATTGCAGCATGTATAAACAAATAGCCTAACTGAGTAATGAAGATACAGTTTAAACTATTAGccattatttgaaaataaaccaCCTACAACATCATGCAAATTAAAGTTGCGAAATGCCAACATGTTTGTTACGTGTCCATAATGTTATATGGCCTTGCACACCACTGTGACATGACGCAATTATAACTTCCAAACTGCCTTTGTTGTGATTTCTGTGTATTCTTGTGATTTGGACCCTGAGCTCCTTGTTTACCTGTACATTCTTATACTGCTGTCTAAGATAAGTCTGAACTCGCCTGAGAGGTTTCATAACTTTTTAAGGGTGTTC
It encodes:
- the LOC131554194 gene encoding odorant receptor 131-2-like → MSSMNTSGYEQMQLIQVDPVRRNISLVLTQIFVWPFIYLTFLMLLIFSKKETFRTETRYILFGHSILVDLMFLCLTDFVVLLSYNFVLIPLHFCVPVCMLMEVVAVSAPLTIGAMCVERYVAICMPLRHQAISTSRRALIVILMIWILSSINPFVDMFILISTASREYLSQLTHCHYEIMILERIRHFARGLLYIVGLVLILIIEIFCYVMIYLAARSASGDKKSASKGQRTISLHILQLFLCTAEVMCPYIEAVVMQYDIQTYLTVRFINFLAFSITSRAVSPLVYGFRDEKFYAAMAYYIRCKNNEISTDIDKQT
- the LOC131520723 gene encoding odorant receptor 131-2-like isoform X1, with product MAVCWSGVFRCVLTQCQGDVHTMSSMNTSGYEQMQLIQVDPVRRNISLVLTQIFVWPFIYLTFLMLLIFSKKETFRTETRYMLFGHSLLVDLIFLCLTDFVVLLSYNFVLIPLHFCIPVCMLMEAVTACAPLTIIAMCVERYVAICMPLRHQAISTSRRALIVILMIWILSSINPFVDMFILISTASREYLSQLTHCHYEIMIPEKIRHFARGLLYIVGLVFILIVEVFCYVMIYLAARSASGDNNKSASKGQRTISLHILQLFLCTAEVICPYIEAVVMQYDINTYLTVRFINFLAFSITSRAVSPLVYGFRDEKFYAAMVYYIRCKNNTISSDTIKQS
- the LOC131520723 gene encoding odorant receptor 131-2-like isoform X2, which gives rise to MSSMNTSGYEQMQLIQVDPVRRNISLVLTQIFVWPFIYLTFLMLLIFSKKETFRTETRYMLFGHSLLVDLIFLCLTDFVVLLSYNFVLIPLHFCIPVCMLMEAVTACAPLTIIAMCVERYVAICMPLRHQAISTSRRALIVILMIWILSSINPFVDMFILISTASREYLSQLTHCHYEIMIPEKIRHFARGLLYIVGLVFILIVEVFCYVMIYLAARSASGDNNKSASKGQRTISLHILQLFLCTAEVICPYIEAVVMQYDINTYLTVRFINFLAFSITSRAVSPLVYGFRDEKFYAAMVYYIRCKNNTISSDTIKQS